TGGACATCAAAATTGATGGTATTGATCGTCAAATTTTGTCTGAAGCATTGGCTCAAGCCAAAGAAGGTCGTTTGCACATCTTGAGCAAAATGACTGAAGTGATGAATACGCCACGTGAGCAGTTATCACAATATGCGCCTAAAATTACAACGATGCATATCAATCCAGACAAAATCCGTGATGTTATCGGTGCAGGTGGTAAAATTATCAATAAAATCATCGAAGAAACCGGTGTTAAGATTGATATTGAACAGGATGGACGTGTCTTTATCGCTTCTTCCAACCAGGAGATGAATGATAAGGCCAAAGCGATTATCGAAGGTATTGTGCGCGAAGTATTGGTCGGCGAGATTTATGTCGGTAAAGTAAAACGCGTTGAGAAATTCGGTGCATTCGTTGAAGTACTTCCGAACAAAGAAGGTCTGGTACACATCTCACAACTGTCAACAGAACGTGTTGCCAAAGTCGAAGATGTGGTAGCCATCGGTGATTCCATTACGGTAAAAGTAACGGAAATTGACCCACAAGGTCGAATCAACTTGTCCCGTAAAGCGGTTTTGACTACTGAAGCTCCGGCTCAATCTTAGGATACCGAAGCGACAGGTTATAAATGGATATATTGAATGAAGAGACAGAATGTGAATTTCTGGCTCTTTTTTTAACGTTTAAATACGAAAAACAAGGATGAAACCATGGCTTAGTATTCATATTCTTGCCCTTGTCCTCATATGATGGGGACAAAGACGGCGGGAGGATGGAGCTGTGGGAAACCAATCCAAAAAGCTGGCGGCTGTTCTGGCAGGTGTGACTGCGGTCATATTGATCGGACAAGTTGGCAGTGTACGTACATACATTACGGAGATCCGTGATGGGCCAGGTACGCAAAATGCTTTTGACATGTTCAAGGAAGCAACGGGAGAAGATGCGCTGTTGTCGGCGATTCGGGATAAAGCGGCTGAAACGAAAATTGCTCCGGTGAATGCCAGAGTGGATCGGGTATGGAAAGCGATTCCTGGCTATAATGGCATGGAGATTGATGTGGAAGCGACATACCGTAAGGCGCTGAGTGGAACGTTGAATACCAAAATTGCTTATGTCTACCGTCAGATCGAGCCGGCAATTCAGCTTAAAGACTTGGGTGCACATCCAATCTATCGGGGGAATGCAAACAAACCGATGGTCTCTTTTATGATTAATGTGGCCTGGGGGAACGAATATATCATACCGATGCTGGATACGCTCGATGCAGAGAAAGTGAAGGCCACTTTTTTTCTGGATGGAAGTTGGTTAAGCAAAAACGTTGAACTGGCCAAGGAAATTCAAAAACGAGGGCATGAGATGTCCAATCATGCATATTCTCACCCTAATATGAGTCGATTGAGCGCAGAACGGGCCAAGCTGGAAATTAGTAAAACGCAGGATCTGCTCCATAAAACACTGGGGGTAGAGAATCGTTGGTTTGCTCCGCCTTCGGGTGACTTTAATCAGAAGACCGTTGACATTGCTTCTTCCATGGGCTTGCAAACCGTATTATGGACTGTAGATACCGTGGACTGGCGTAAACCAAGCTCGGATGCCGTTGTTGCCAAAATTGCGAAAAATACCGAGGCAGGCACGTTAATTCTAATGCACCCTACAGCTGCTTCTTCGGGAGCTTTAAAAGGGATGATTCAATCCATTCGGGCCAAAGGTCTCGTGCTCGGAACAGTAAGTGAGACGTTGTCTTCGGAACGTGTAAATACCTCTGCGGTTGAGTGAACGTTGTTTTTTTGTTAATATCAAAAAGTTGGAACCAAATGTCGATTTCAATGTCAAGGTTGAGATCAAGGCAATTATAGAGATGTAGGAGGGCCAACCATGAAAAAAATTCAGCTGGGCAATGGCCTCAGAGTTGTCATGGAACAGATACCGACCTGCCGTTCTGTGTCTTTCGGAATATGGGTCAAGACAGGTTCGCGCAATGAGCAACCTGCAAGTAACGGAGTATCACATTTTATTGAACACATGTTATTCAAGGGAACAGATCGTTATGATGCCAAGGCGATTGCGGAGCAGTTCGATGCGATTGGTGGTAACGTGAATGCGTTCACTTCCAAAGAATACACATGTTATTATGCAAAAGTGTTGGATGAACATTTACCGATTGCAGTTGATGTGTTATCTGATATGTTTTTCCGTTCCAAAATGGATGATGGTGAACTGATCAAGGAGAAAAACGTCATTCTGGAAGAAATCTCGATGTATGAGGATACGCCTGATGATATGGTGCATGATCTGATGGCCTTGGCCGCCTATGGTGAGCATCCACTCGCATATCCTATTCTGGGTACGGAAGAACGTCTCAAAGCGATGGATTCCAGCCATCTGCGTGCATATATGAAGGAGCACTACACAATTGAGAACACGGTCATTAGTATTGCGGGTAATATTGACGACAGTGTAATCGATCTGATGGAGAAGCATTTTGGTGCTTTTGATGTAAATGGTGTAACGGAAGCAGTTACGATGCCAGCGTTCCAAAGCGGACAGCTCTTCCACAAAAAGAAAACGGAACAGAATCATATCTGTATCTCGTTCCCGGGCTGTAAAATCGGAGATCCGCTTCAATTCGCTATGGTTGTTCTGAATAACGCCATTGGTGGAGGCATGAGCTCCAGACTGTTCCAGGAAATTCGTGAGAAACGTGGGCTTGCATACTCCGTGTATTCCTATCATAGTTCTCATGCGGACAGCGGATTGTTCACGATATACGCGGGTACAGCACCGAAACAGACAAAAGAAGTGCTCGACCTCACCAAAGAGGTTCTGGGCGACCTGGCTGTAAACGGCTTGTCCGAAGATGAACTTCGTAAAGGAAAAGAACAGCTGAAGGGAAGCCTGATTCTTAGCTTGGAAAGCACAGGTAGTCGCATGAATCGTCTGGGTAAAAACGAGCTGATGCTGGGTAGACACCATACGCTGGATGAGATGATCACCAAAATTGAGCAAGTGACCATGGACGATATTAACGCGGTACTTGATCTGATGTTTGCAGAGCCTTTTGCACTTGCTATGGTTGGCGCTTCAGATAAGACGATCGCTGGATTGAGAAGGGATGATTTTGTTGCATTACGTTCAAATACAGAAACTGCCGGGCAATGAAGATATTAAACTGCCTCAAAAAATGTCGGAGCTGGCATCCGGCTTTGATGTCGTAGCTGCACTTCAGGAAGATGTTGTGTTGCAGCCGGGTCAGCGTACGCTGATTCCAACCGGACTTGCGATGGCAATGCCAGCTGGATTGGAAGCACAGATCCGTCCTCGGAGCGGACTGGCTTTCAAACATGGAATTACCTGCCTCAACACACCGGGTACCATTGATGCGGACTATCGCGGAGAAGTTAAAGTGCTGTTGATCAATCTGGGTCAGGAACCGTTCACGATTGTACGGGGAGAGCGCATCGCACAGATCGTCTTCCAGACCGTGCCTGCGGTTGAATTGACGGAAGTGAATGAACTTTCGGAAACAGTACGCGGCGAAGGCGGATTCGGTCATACCGGCAAATAATCAGCGTTAATATATGCATTCTTTAGAGTCGTCCCTGACAGGGGCGGCTCTTTTTTACATTCGAGAAACGGACGATGGATTACAATTATTGTTTTCACCCCCCTGTGGGCCCCTGCATACGATAAGGCATACATGTGGTGAAAGGAGTGACGTCCCGATGCTGACCGGAGTCCGGATTGTAGTCCTGGGCGGAGATGCGCGGCAGCTTGAAGTCATTCAAAAATGCGCTGAGCTGGATGCAACGGTAAGTGTGGTGGGTTTCGATAAAATAGAGCGTTCCATTCCAGGGATCGAGCATCAGGAACTGGAGGACGAAGTATTTGCTTCCGCAGATGTGCTGGTACTGCCTGTTGTCGGTTGCGATGATCAGGGAAAAGTAAGTACTTCATTCAGTGACACGCCGATCTATTTGAAAAAAGAACATATTGCAGCATTACCGGAGCATTGTATTGTGTTCACAGGTATGGCTAAGCCTTACTTGCGCGAACTTTGTCTTGAAAATGGGCTGCGACTTGTTGAAGTACTTGATCGTGATGATATTGCACTTTACAACTCTATTCCAACAGCTGAGGGAGCCATCGCCATAGCTATTCGGGAGACGGACTTCACAATCCATGGTTCGGAATGCATTGTACTTGGCATAGGTCGAACAGGATACACAATGGCCAAAACACTGCAAGGACTTGGAGCAAATGTACGGGTGGGAATCAGGCGGGAAGAGGATGCTGCCCGCGCTACAATAATGGGCTGGAAGCCTTTCATGACAACGGATTTGGCC
The window above is part of the Paenibacillus sp. 1781tsa1 genome. Proteins encoded here:
- a CDS encoding pitrilysin family protein, yielding MKKIQLGNGLRVVMEQIPTCRSVSFGIWVKTGSRNEQPASNGVSHFIEHMLFKGTDRYDAKAIAEQFDAIGGNVNAFTSKEYTCYYAKVLDEHLPIAVDVLSDMFFRSKMDDGELIKEKNVILEEISMYEDTPDDMVHDLMALAAYGEHPLAYPILGTEERLKAMDSSHLRAYMKEHYTIENTVISIAGNIDDSVIDLMEKHFGAFDVNGVTEAVTMPAFQSGQLFHKKKTEQNHICISFPGCKIGDPLQFAMVVLNNAIGGGMSSRLFQEIREKRGLAYSVYSYHSSHADSGLFTIYAGTAPKQTKEVLDLTKEVLGDLAVNGLSEDELRKGKEQLKGSLILSLESTGSRMNRLGKNELMLGRHHTLDEMITKIEQVTMDDINAVLDLMFAEPFALAMVGASDKTIAGLRRDDFVALRSNTETAGQ
- the dpsA gene encoding dipicolinate synthase subunit DpsA: MLTGVRIVVLGGDARQLEVIQKCAELDATVSVVGFDKIERSIPGIEHQELEDEVFASADVLVLPVVGCDDQGKVSTSFSDTPIYLKKEHIAALPEHCIVFTGMAKPYLRELCLENGLRLVEVLDRDDIALYNSIPTAEGAIAIAIRETDFTIHGSECIVLGIGRTGYTMAKTLQGLGANVRVGIRREEDAARATIMGWKPFMTTDLAAQTGEVDLLFNTIPTMIITAQILSRMPQKAVIIDLASAPGGCDFRYADKRGIKALLAPGLPGIVAPKTAGGIIADALIRLLLEEQNAREVKS
- the dut gene encoding dUTP diphosphatase yields the protein MLHYVQIQKLPGNEDIKLPQKMSELASGFDVVAALQEDVVLQPGQRTLIPTGLAMAMPAGLEAQIRPRSGLAFKHGITCLNTPGTIDADYRGEVKVLLINLGQEPFTIVRGERIAQIVFQTVPAVELTEVNELSETVRGEGGFGHTGK
- a CDS encoding polysaccharide deacetylase family protein, producing MGNQSKKLAAVLAGVTAVILIGQVGSVRTYITEIRDGPGTQNAFDMFKEATGEDALLSAIRDKAAETKIAPVNARVDRVWKAIPGYNGMEIDVEATYRKALSGTLNTKIAYVYRQIEPAIQLKDLGAHPIYRGNANKPMVSFMINVAWGNEYIIPMLDTLDAEKVKATFFLDGSWLSKNVELAKEIQKRGHEMSNHAYSHPNMSRLSAERAKLEISKTQDLLHKTLGVENRWFAPPSGDFNQKTVDIASSMGLQTVLWTVDTVDWRKPSSDAVVAKIAKNTEAGTLILMHPTAASSGALKGMIQSIRAKGLVLGTVSETLSSERVNTSAVE